From the genome of Bacteroidales bacterium:
CAAGTCCAGTTGAATAACCCGAAGCAACAGCATGAAAATATTTTTTACCATTCATTTCGAAATCGGTTAATTTAAGCATGGCATAACCACCATCAATAAAACCATAATGAACTAAATATTTAAGTGTTTCGCCATCTTTAAAGGCGATATGTTTCTCTTGTGCCCAAAGACTAACTGAATAAACAAAAAACAACAGCCACAAATTAATATTCTTCATAAACAATTATTTTTTATTCGTTATTGCCTATATATTTATGGTCGATAATATAAACGTTATTCATAGCTGTTTCAAATTTAATACCATTTTATATTAGTTTATTCTTTACAGAAGTTCCGGCCATAAATTCTTTTAAATAAAAAGGTTCAAAATAGGCCACATCGACAAAATGTTGATTGTTGTATAAAGTATACGATAAAGAAGCCATCGCCGAAGCATAAGGTAATATATTCGAAACAAAATAATAATTAGGATATTTAGACTGTGCAAGTGTACGCCATTTTTCTAGTCCACTGCCAATAAAATAAATTTTTTGGTGTTTATACGACTCAAAAGAATTTTCGTTGAGTATCAAAGATGTAACAGACATAATTGGTTTTAGAGAAGAATCGTATATCGCTGTATAAACTTCCATTCTACGAGCGTCAATCATAGGACAAATAAGTGCATCATTATCAATACTCTGATTTTGAAGGAACTGCATTCCATATATCATTAAAGTATCAACTGCTAATAGAGGAATATGATTAGCATAACACAAGCCCTTTGCAAATGCAACTCCTATTCTTAAGCCCGTATATGAACCAGGACCTTGACTAACAGCAATTGCTTTTAATTGAGATGGCTTTATAGAAGTTTCTTTGAGAATTTGATCGGTTAATATTGCTAATTTTGTAGAATGACTATTTTTCTCACTACTTTCTTTGTATGCAATTATCTCCTTATTTTTAGATAGTGATACAGAACAAATTTCGCCCGATGTTTCAATATTTAATATAAAGGTCATTTCTTTTTAAAATCAAATTTATTTTCAACAACTTTCACTTTGTCATTATGCTTTAACTTTTTACTTAAAATATTAAAAGGACCGGTAACAATTTTATCTCCTTCTTTTAAGCCTTTAATAATGTGAATCCATTCATCATCCTGAATTCCAGTTTCGACAGGAACTAATTCAACCGTACCTTCTGATTTTAAACGGAAAACACATTCTATTTGCTTTTTCTTTTCTGTATTAGGTTTATAATTAGAATCTATTTTGCTGATTATAGAATCTAAACGTGTTGTAACAGCTTGAACCGGAACTGCTAAAACATTTGATTGAATTTTAGTCCGAATATCAACTGTTGCAGACATTCCGGGTCTAAATGGATATTTGTTTTCGACAGTTAAAGCCTGATATGATTCTGGTAATATTCTAATTTTAACTTCATAATTGGCTACTTGATCGGTATTAACACTTGTAGTTAAAGACGAAGAACTATTAGATGAAGAATTTGCAATAGAGGTTACAATGCCTTTAAAAATCTTATTAGGATAAGCATCTACATCAATAAATGAAGTATCTCCCATATGTAGTCGTACAATATCATTTTCGTTAACATTAACAACTACCTCCATAACATTAAGATCGGCAATCCGCAACATTTCAGTACCAGCCATCTGCATAGTACCAACAACACGTTCGCCAAGCTTAACATTTAGCTTTGACACGGTGCCATTAGTGGGAGCATAAATGTTAGTTTTTACTAAATTAGCATTGGCTTCGTTTAGTGAAGCTTCTGTACTTTTTACCGTAAACTCAGCTGCCATAACATTTTGGCGTGCTGCCTCAACGTCGGCTTTTCCCATTTTATATGCAGCAA
Proteins encoded in this window:
- the tsaB gene encoding tRNA (adenosine(37)-N6)-threonylcarbamoyltransferase complex dimerization subunit type 1 TsaB; protein product: MTFILNIETSGEICSVSLSKNKEIIAYKESSEKNSHSTKLAILTDQILKETSIKPSQLKAIAVSQGPGSYTGLRIGVAFAKGLCYANHIPLLAVDTLMIYGMQFLQNQSIDNDALICPMIDARRMEVYTAIYDSSLKPIMSVTSLILNENSFESYKHQKIYFIGSGLEKWRTLAQSKYPNYYFVSNILPYASAMASLSYTLYNNQHFVDVAYFEPFYLKEFMAGTSVKNKLI
- a CDS encoding efflux RND transporter periplasmic adaptor subunit, whose translation is MKIKKIWRWTTIIFIILILLAVLGPKIGLVNRNDSLEVTIGKVERKTIVELITASGKIQPEMEVKISSDVSGEIVELNVKEGDEVKKGQLLAKIKPDVYLSSLQRMEASLESAKANLGNAKARLAQVEAQFAQTELTFQRNKKLFEQGAISQAEYDNAFAAYKMGKADVEAARQNVMAAEFTVKSTEASLNEANANLVKTNIYAPTNGTVSKLNVKLGERVVGTMQMAGTEMLRIADLNVMEVVVNVNENDIVRLHMGDTSFIDVDAYPNKIFKGIVTSIANSSSNSSSSLTTSVNTDQVANYEVKIRILPESYQALTVENKYPFRPGMSATVDIRTKIQSNVLAVPVQAVTTRLDSIISKIDSNYKPNTEKKKQIECVFRLKSEGTVELVPVETGIQDDEWIHIIKGLKEGDKIVTGPFNILSKKLKHNDKVKVVENKFDFKKK